A window from Salifodinibacter halophilus encodes these proteins:
- a CDS encoding electron transfer flavoprotein — translation ETTFDTNVSYTHFSSAYREVVEVPDPVEWSDALVFKPAEVAAGYVWYFPRTETTINAGLGFQMTEEPMKLVDDLKRDLRERP, via the coding sequence CCGAGACCACCTTCGACACGAACGTCTCCTACACGCACTTCTCGTCGGCGTACCGCGAGGTCGTCGAGGTCCCCGACCCCGTCGAGTGGTCGGACGCGCTCGTGTTCAAGCCCGCCGAGGTCGCCGCGGGCTACGTCTGGTACTTCCCGCGGACGGAGACGACCATCAACGCCGGCCTCGGCTTCCAGATGACAGAAGAGCCGATGAAGCTCGTCGACGACCTGAAGCGGGACCTCCGCGAGCGCCCCG